The DNA segment TCGATTAAtggtcctctttctctctctctctctctctctctctctctctctctctctttctctctctctctttctctctctctctctctctctctctcacacacacacaaaaacaaagctTGGTGGGTGTACTAATTTTAATTGAGAGGTACAACACAAGCAAGTTTTTGAGTGCAGTTTGGTGGATGTTTGCTGAAGTGATGTTGCTCCAATTATTGTAAGGTCGAACATTTATCTTGTATGTTTATATAATTGAACGGAGTGTGTGAGGTATGAACACTTGAAGTCCCATGTCTCTCTCTATCAATGTCACACTCAGTGTGTGTAGTTAGTAAAAGATTATTGTAGCCCATTGAGCTTACAGTGAAATTGAGGCAGTGCATATGTTCCATACCCAGTCATCACAAGTTTCTTTGCCATCACCATGCAAAATGCATTTCATGCACTGGTCATCTGAGTCTTCTTCAAGTCAATTTGCTCTTTCAGATTCATTAGCCTTTTGCTTCTGATGTGAGGTGTGACCCACTCATCCAGCACTTAATCTTCTTTTCCTCTAAAATGGTAAGAAAGTCAAAATATGTCTGAAGGGCTTCATGAATTCTGAACATGGAAAATGTCTGGTTTGTCAATTTGATACATTGCATGTTCTCCTTCCAATAAAAatattgatgctatgagtacttCACATACATTCAAAGAGCATGAATTATTAATCCAACATGCTTAATactacatatataatataatataatataatatcgtGGTTGTATATTGGATCATTCGAATCCAACTCGGAAGCTGTTTAAGCTATCTCTTGAAATAATTAGTGTACTAAAACTCCATCAACGTCACATTTTCCTTTGTGGACGCGATGGAACGGTGGTTGAGTAAGTCAGCAACAAAAGGCACACCAAAAACAACGTGGAGAAAAGAAGAGCGCTGTTCTTGCACAACATACACACCAAAACAGAAGATGGAGGGAAGAAGAAAGAGTGCCTTCGGACTGACCCCACTTGTCCATGTCCTTATCCACCGGTAGCTCTCTCGGAGAAAGAAATCTCAACCACACGCTGTTCAAATCCACGAGAAACATGTGATATATATACATCAGCCGACTAATATATCGTTTACTTTGGACTCTTTGACTCGGTAGCAACAAAACTTGCCACGTTTCCGTGTACTAAAATCTAGACACATGCATGCATAAAACGCTTAGTGGCTGCCGCTGGCAGTCCCtatcgatctctctctctctctctctctctctctctctttcgataCGCGACATGCCTCGCCCGTTTTCCTCGTGCCATCTACTTCTCTCCATCGCTTGCCACCTTTAAGAATCCATCTCTCGGTGTTCCTTGTTGTGTGATCCGAAGGAGATCGACGAGCGTATGGTGTCGGAAACCATGTCGGGTCTCTCCGTGGAGCATGATTTCCTCGGCATCGACAGTACCGGAGCTGCCAAGAAACCCATCATGGAGCGAAAGAAGTCCTTCCGAggtacatctctctctctctctctctctctctctctctctctctctctctctctctctctctccttcaagTGAACATCTAACCTTGTGTTGCGCTATCTCAGAGCTTCATGGCGAGATCTCGAAGATGAATCCGAATGTCATAAAGAGCGTGATCGCCACCTCCAGTGCAGCGGTGGGGAAGAGAAAGACGCCACTGCCGGTGCTGAGCTCCGCTTCGAGGTAGATAAGGTTCACAAATTTGTACTATTTGCTCTTTCCTTCTTTGTCGAGGATATATAAATAAAGAAGCATGCATGGGTTTTCCTTTCAGATCAAAGATGGAAACTGCTCCTGCGGTGGCTCCGTTCACCATCTTTTACAACGGCGCCGTGGTGGTGTTTGATCTTCCACGAGAAAAGGTCACTTGAAGTTTCCCGCAGTTTTTTGAAGTTTTATCTGAAATCGAAATAATTGTTTGATAATTATGGACACAGGCAGAGAATATTCTGAAGCTGGTGGAGGCAGACAAATTTGGCGACCTCGTTCATGCATCCAAAGAGCCTGCAGTGGACGAGGAGCTTGACGTCAATGGAGGTATAAACCATACGATTGTCATTTTCTGCCAATACACACAACTGCAACTAAAAGAACAACGAGAAAGGGAATTAAATGAGGATGTGATGCCATGAAACGGTGGTATGTTGAGCTCATACTTCATGGCGGTTGGTGCTTTGGTTGTCATGTTCACTGTATGACAGCTGAAACCAGCAACAAAGACTAGAGGGAACGCACTGATTGTTGTTGGTGCTGTCTTTATGTTATTCGGCATTCCGTTTCTTTGTAGATTACTTGTAAATGAACATAATCAAAGCTTCGTTCACAAGAATAAGAAGTTTACAGTGGTTCAAATTGGTGATTAGTGTTTGCACAGATTCTTATCACTAGTTTTCTCTCGTCTTTGTTATTTATGCAGGATGACAATAACGTCGACATGATATGTGTGCGAGGGTGGTCGAGAAATGGACATGGAAAGGAGCAGTGGAGAAGCCGAAGAACATGATGATTTGTCATTGATTCTTCTAGTCAGTGGTAAAAATTATGCACTATGGGATGAAATCGAATAGCGAGAAAAGAGAGTGAATACTGTGGATTTGCTTTTAGTACTCTCCTCATGATTTAAAGGAGTATTTGATATTGATAAGATGTCCATGTAAATCCCTTGCTGTTTGATCATAGATCAATTTGCTTGAGCTCTTGTTATGGAAACTGAAAGAAAGAACTCCAACTATTTATTGCTTATCTTGTTGTCTTCCTCTTCCCACCTGAAGACCATGAAAACCCGATTCGGGACAGCGAACATGTACGTCCTCTGTGCATGATCAAGCATCCCACACATCAGCGCGGATCGTACAGCAACATCTAACACTGCTCTGCGCTCGTGCATGCATAAGCGGCTGCCCGTTTATGATCCATATGTTGAAGTTCACATaacagaaagaagaagaaagcgagAGGGGGAAATATCCAGAGATGAAATCAGACCATGAGAAGCAGCTCGTCTTCATAGTTCTGATAACCCCCATCCGAGGGGTTTCTCCTCAGATGATGCGTGCTGTGCCTTGGAATCATCTGACCTCGCCCCTATCACTCAGAGATGTTCTTCTTATCAACTCAATTCTTCCAACCACTCTTTTATTCTCTATTAATATATCTTAGATGCGTAATACAACTAGCAAGCATTCTGGAAAAGTCTTCAGAGATCTTTTATGGTGCAAGAGTGCGCACTAACACAAAGGAGCTGACTTTACAACTTAAAACAAAACACTATTGATATGTACCTTTTATGTCGCTAGAGTTTACGGTGTGAGCGAGTTCCTCCTATCAAGAATATCTTCTAACGAATCTTATAAACACTATTGATATATACCTTTTATATCACCGGAGATTCCGGGGAAaacgagttcctcccatcaagaacatgttctaaggaatcgtattatttttttttttttttctattgaccaataatcataatcagaattcaatcatatctataacatatcttacctaattaaatatgaCCGTACAATCTAACAAAATATGGTTGAAGCATTCTATAACTCATTAATTATTATATTCATGAAAGACTAAATTTCTTTGAAAGTAAGTGAGTGCCTTCCTAACTTTATTCATTATATTCATGTCATTAGGTGAATCAATTTAAttactattattaattttataaaatcagAGAAAAATGTAACATATTGCTAATATTTCTTATAATCTTCATCCAAATTAGAAAATAGCATAACATGTGTTTTTCAATTGTAAACCTAAAACTTTCAATTCTTATTAGAAAAAATAACCATTCTTAAATAGATCAATAAAGTAAGATAAGGGTTCCAATATTATACGTTAATCTCAATAATTTGTACGTTGGCTCTACATTAAGCCACGAAAACATATATTTGTTCTCATATCCATCTAAATAAATTACACAGATAATCGAAGGAATTAATTTGGTAGCACAGATTGTGAGGAAAAAATGCTTCGAAAAAGAAAATTACTCCTCAAGGTGAGTTTGCTTGGTCGAGGTGCAGGCCTTGGACCTTTCCTCTAGCGTCAATCTGATAAGGGATCAGATCTTGGGCCATTCCTCTAGCGCCAATTTGAGAATGACCATTTAGTCGATTAACCATTGGTGCAGCTCATAGGCTCACGAAGAATTATCCGAGCATACCCGCACAATTTTATCCTTTCAGAACATATAAATTTCAAAAAGCACGTTTAAGAGTAAGAGATACCTTACACACTTATAAGCTCTGAGTTTTCGTACTCCTCGATCAACGTGGAACTAAATGGttttatcaataataaattaGAATCCCAATGTAAATGAATAGTCTGAATATTCTTCAAATTATATTCTTCAAACTTATTTTATGATGCATCTATCATGGCATATATTGCAGGAAGTTTCTTTCGAGATGTCTTTTGCATCATATATTGGTTCTAGCATGAGAAATATAAGGGTTTTTGCATATATCGTGCTATTTTTTTTGTGTAAAATATTTGACAAAAGTCACACCACTTGACTCCAGAAAGTGGACTAAGGTAACAAGAACTTTCTGGCACCAATCACGCCTACATTATTTGCTCACTTGTCTTGTTGAAGCCACCCAAACATTAGCAGTCAACTTGGAGCAATCTGCTTGGACATTCGGAAGGATCAGTGGAGCCCTGCCTTCACGTCGAAGATTGCGTTGCTTTCTCCGCAAGCTCTACTGTCAGCACCTGAGCCGGACGATCCCAAAGATGCAGTTGTCGCACAGCAGGTCAAAGAGCACACCTCTGTGTGTATGAAGACTGTTGCGTTCTTTTATGTTATCACTTCTATTGGTGTCATTCGTCTGCATCGAACAGGACCTGCGTGAACACCCAGCCAATACGATAGGAGAACAACTGTTGGCATCGAAGAAAAGGTACAAACAGTAGATGAGCAACTGTTCAGTCTTAAGAACACAGGTGATTGGAATCTGATACCTTCTTCCTACAATGGAATCAGGATTTAGCGAGAAGCACGCTGGGGAGCAGCGTCAAAGGCGACGAGAACCAGGCTCTCGAAAGGCTATGCTCCTACTAAAACTCGCGTCTGTACGGTGAGACACTCCACCATCATTCGTTCTCTAAACTTTTCTGCCCATAGCAGCCTGTTTCGACTATTAAGtgtgcattttttttctttcacaggTCAATCATTCTAAATAATTGTTTCAACACCTAATATGGTCAAAGTAGTTGAGATTATCTAATAATTGTTCGACCCACTGCTACTGCTCGGAAGCTACGTCTGCACATTTCACATCTTAAGCAGCCTTATCCATCTAGATATAGTACACGAAGCAGTGCTGTCGATAATGATCTTATGGTTTAGGAATCAAAAATTAGATCGGAGAGAGCATGGTGGGCGCTGGCATGCAGTGGTTGATGGCTGATGTGATTGCCGTCCACCATGGATTTCTTGATGAGCCAGCCTCGTGGAACAACGCAACAAGGACGCTCTTATCTATTTGGCGGGGAgtagcatcaaaaaggcacccacACGGTGCCTCGAGCTAATCTTGTCAACTTCATCAGCAAACTGCAATAATGTGATCCTTAATGTCTTAGAAAGTAGACGTCAGGTGGGCTGCAGCAGTACAACCCATGAGGCATGACGCTTGATGTTGGGTGGTACGAATGTCAGAAAGTGTTTTCTAGTCTCTCTTAGCTCACTCTTACCTATTAATTGTCGATTGACGGGTGCAAGAAAAAATAAACTATTTGTGAACAGATAACATATCGAAGAGTGCCTCTCGGTTCACGATTTCAACCTTGCTTTTGTTTCTCGTGTCAAAGAACAGTAAAGAGAGGCGTGTTATTATAATTTTTCATGGGTTCTCATATCGGGCTTCTTTTCTTATAATTATTAAAGAGTTTCTCTTAATAAATTAACCTCCTTGTTTCTATTTGAAATCCACTATAACGATGTTTTTGATCGGATTTGGATAACAAGTAGGTTTCTGAAGTCAAGTTTGAATTCCTACTGTACAATAAATTGTCAAATTGAATTTGGGGTTGAAATGAAATCAGACTCTCTCTCACCGTGTCGAAGGGAGCATCAACACCGATCACAGGACGATAGCAGCATCCTTCATTAGATGGGACGTTTCCACTGACAAGTGAACTGCCTCGGGAAGAAGACAACAAGGAAGGAATTGGGTTGGTTCTCCAGTCCTGCCTACCAAACTAGGAAAATTGAGGCCATGACTTTGGAACCCAAACACTTTACTCGGTTACAACTCAGTACAGTAATTCAATTTAATTACATAAACTTAGTGtgagagtgttttttttttttttcatacaaaTTTTCATCTATTATTAATGAGTTTGTATTATTAAATAAACTTAGGGGAAGGGTTTGTATTAATGAGTCAAATATTTATGAGCTATGCAATTTTCATctattattaatataaatattgGACAATCATAAATTAAGTAATTTGGTTGGAGTTTTCTTGTTCTTATTTACCCAatccacatgtatatatatatatatgtatgtatatatatatatatatatatatgtatatatatatatatatgtatatatatatatatatatatata comes from the Musa acuminata AAA Group cultivar baxijiao chromosome BXJ2-8, Cavendish_Baxijiao_AAA, whole genome shotgun sequence genome and includes:
- the LOC103994173 gene encoding protein TIFY 9, with the protein product MVSETMSGLSVEHDFLGIDSTGAAKKPIMERKKSFRELHGEISKMNPNVIKSVIATSSAAVGKRKTPLPVLSSASRSKMETAPAVAPFTIFYNGAVVVFDLPREKAENILKLVEADKFGDLVHASKEPAVDEELDVNGG